The following DNA comes from Vibrio gigantis.
CAAATGGCCACCGATAATCCCTAAGCCTAAACCAATGGCTAAGGTTAATCCTAGAGCTAACAGTACATGTCCTGTAGGGTCGGCTGAAGAGACAATGTATTCGTAAACAAGGACTGCAAACAGAGCGCCAATGGGATCAATCACAATCCCTTCCCATCGCAAAATGCTGCCAAGAGAAGCCTTGGGCTGAATACTACGCAGCATGGGCACAATCACCGTCGGCCCTGTCACCACTACCAAGGCACCGAATAGCGCCGCTAATGGCCAACTGAAGTTAACAAAGTAGTAAGCACCAACAACAATGCACGCCCACGTAATTAACATGCCGAAACTCACAAGGTGAGTCACCATGCGACCATGACCTCTGATTTCCTTAAAATTCAGGGTTAACGCCCCTTCAAACAGAATGATGGCGACACCTAGTGAAATCATAGGAAACAGAACATCACCGAAAATAGCATCGGGATTCAGGATATTCAGGCCAGGACCTAACAACAGGCCGACGATAAGGAGAGGAAGAATAGCAGGAAGACGTAAGCGCCAACCTAACAATTGACACGTTAAAGACAGCAGCCCAATTAACGCCAAGGATGAAGTAATCGACAAATCCATTTGTGCCCCTAAAAGGTTTGCACCACACCCTGTGGTACAAACTTATTAACTGAATAAGAAAAACTACGTCATTACACTATAGGATCTCTTTATCACACTAACCGAATATTATTGTGATTAATCAGTCACTTTACTAATGGGCAGCACAGTATTAAAGATCTAACTGGGTACTTAGAACCCAGCTAGAAAACACTTATCAATTAACGAGGAGGGGCTTAAAGAGAAAGCACCACGCCAGCAATCGCTGCGCTCATTAAGTTGGCAAGTACACCCGCACAAATCGCTTTAAAGCCGTATTGTGAGATGAAAGAACGACGCTCTGGAACTAAGCTACCCAGACCACCAATCAGAATGGCCATTGTAGAGATGTTGGCAAAACCACATAGTGCAAAAGTAACGATCGCTTTTGAGTGCTCACTCAGTGCGTCTTTTACGTCCATTAACTGGATAAAAGCCACAAACTCGTTCACAACGATCTTGTTACCGATCAGCGAGCCTGCAACAACAGCCTCAGACCATGGCACACCGATCAGCCATGCAACGGGTGCGAACACATAACCTAGGATAAGTTCGAAGCTTAGGTTTACGCCGAACCAGCCACCAACAATACCTAATAAGCCATTCAGCATCGCAATCACACTGATAAAGGCGAGAAGTGTCGCACCCACCGCAACGGCAATACGAAGTCCAGACATAGCCCCATCTGCCATTGCCTCAACTACGTTTGTTGCTCGTGGAATTTCAACATCAGATTCAATGTTTTCTTGTGCGTCATCTGGGCTACCAGGTACTAGGATTTTTGCCATCAATAGACCAGCTGGTGCTGACATGAATGCAGCTGCAATCAGGTAGTTTAGGTCTACACCTAGTGACGCATAACCCACCAGCGTGCCACCCGCTACAGATGCCAAACCACACACCATCACAGCAAACAATTGTGAATCCGTCATATGCTTTAGATAAGGTTTAACCACCAATGGCGCTTCAATCATGCCCACAAAGATATTCGCAGTCGCAGACAGTGATTCCGCACGACCTGTGCCCAAGAATTTTTGTAGAGCACCACCAATAAGGTTGATCACCTTTGGCATAAAGCCGATGTGGTACAAACCAGAGATCAATGCAGAGAAAAAGATAATGATGCCTAAAACATTAATCGCGAAAACAAATCCGTTATTCGTTAGGCCACCAAATAGGAAGTTAATCCCTTCTTGACCGTAGTTGATCAAGCTAGATACCGCACCTGTAGCTGCATTCAACGCTTCTTTACCCATTGGTACATACAGAACCAATAGCGCGAATGAGATTTGTAATAAGAAAGCCAAAGAGACTGTTCTTAATGGAATATTTTTTCTGTCCGTAGATAGTAACCAAGCGGCAACTAAAATAGTGATAATTCCAAGTAGGGAAGCCATGTGCGTCAACCTAAAAGTTGTAGATAGGAAAGGCGACGCATTCTATAGAGGAAATCGTTTGCGGCAAGTCTCGGTTGTTAACGCGATGTTGGGGTAATCATCTTTAAGCAGTGATATAAATTAAGCTGTTGAATTTTAACCAATAACTTTGATTAAAAAGCATACTTTTTCCATATGGAAATTATATTTATAGGTTTGGAAACAGTTAACGATGCAGTTCCACGCACGTTTTGAGGTTTTTGTCCCAGTACGTCGGCGATCCGATATGATCTTTAATGAACTCAATCACCGCAGAAAGCTTCTTCGGCATGTTCTTTCTACTCGGATACACGGCATAAAATGGCATTAATTGGCTAGCTCGCCATTCAGGCAATACTTGAATTAATTTGCCCGTTCTAAACTCTTCTTTAACTAAGTAAGTCGCCAGATAAGCAACGCCCCACCCTGATACAGCCGCGTCTCGTACTGCCTCAGCTAAATCGACTGAGTAATCGCCTGCCACTTTGACGCTGAGGTTTTCTTGCCCGTTATCAAACGCCCACGATGTGTAGTCCCGTTCTCGGCTACGATAGATAAGACAGTTGTGGTCAATCAGATCCGACGGTACGTGCGGGGTCCCAGCCTTAATCAAATAATCCGGTGATGCGGCCACCACAAACTGACTATCTGCTAATCGCTGCGCAATGTAACCTTCAGGCAAGTCTTCATTATTGGTGATCCAGAGATCCAAGCGCTCTTCAATCATATCCACTTTGTAGTCGAACAAGTGCACCTCGATTCTCAACTGAGGGTAAAGCTGTCTGAGCTCATCAATCGCCGGAATAATATGCAAGGTGCCAAATGACTGCGACAATCCAACGCGCAATATTCCAGAGATATCATCACGCTGGCTGTCCATATCCATTTGAGCCGCTTTTACCGTGTTAAACAGTTGCTCACAGTGCTTATAGAACACTTCCCCCGCTTCCGTTAGCGTGAGGCTACGTGTGGTTCGTTGTACCAACTTGATACCAATAGAGTCTTCAAGCAAAGCAACTTGTTTACTGATATGAGACACCGAAACGTTCAAGCTTTTCGCAGCACTGGTAAAACCTTCATGCTTGATCAGCGCATGGAATATCACCATCTGCGCGGCTCTATCTGTTAGCACAAGACCACCTTTAAAATCTCTGAAATATAAAATTAAATAAAACAAAAAGGACTCCGAAGAGTCCTTTAGTTCGTTCTGCCTATGGTAGGCCAAATGCTATCAAAGCGAGCCATACCAATTAATAAAATTCAGTCTACTAATCAAACTTGATTCTGTCTGCTAGATGGCTGACTGCCAAAGCAAAGTAGTAAGAACGATTCCACTTCATTAATACATTGTAGTTGTTGTAAACGAGGTAAGAACGACCCGCTTCGTCATCTGGCATGATTAACCAAGCTTTAATGTCTTCATTGAGGTTTGGCAATGGGCGATCGTCATAACGCTTGATACCTAGTTCAGACCACTCTTTTAGGTATTTCGCTTTGTCTTCAGATCGACCTTGCAAATCAATAGACACCGTTGATGGTACGTGAACCTGACGGCCCCAAGTGTACTTGTCATCCCAACCAGATTGACTCAGATAATTCGCCGCCGAGGCAAATACATCTTCTTCAGTACCCCAGATATCTTTCTTACCATCGCCATTACCATCTGCGGCATACGCTAAGAATGAGCTCGGCATAAACTGAGGCTGACCCATTGCACCAGCCCAAGAGCCTTTCATCTCTTTAGGTGTGATATGGCCTTGGTCAAGAATGGTTAACGCCGCCATCGCTTCGCTGCGGAAAAACGCCTCTCTGCGCCCTTCGTAAGCCATGGTCGTTAAAGCGTCGATTACGCTGTAATTACCGGTGAACTTACCGAAGTTACTCTCAACACCCCATAGCGCGACAATGAATCGCGGCTGAACGCCATATTCATCACCAATACGTTTTAACGCTGTATAATGCTTCTTATAAAGTGACCTTGCTTGCTTCACTTTCCAATCTGGTACCGCTCGTGGAATGTATTCATCCAGAGTCAGCTTTTTCTCCGGTTGGTTTTTATCCGCTTTGACCGCTCTTGGTTTAAACGTCACACCATCAAAGGCTTCATCAATGATCGCTTCAGAGATGCCTTCTTCACGGCCTTGTTGCTTTAGTTTTTCTACATATTGCTCGAAACTCAGTTCTTGAGCGTGTACTGAGCCAATGGCCAAGCTATTACCTAAAAGTAATGCCGACACCGCCAATATGCTTTTCGAAAATTTACTCAACGATCACTCCTCCTTGAATTGAGGTGGCTATCACTCTTCGTCTTCAGATTTCTGTTGAGCTTTACGCTCTTTATGAAGTTCAAGTTCGTTAACTGGTGGTGGCGGAACTTGCAAAAAGAAACCATCGGTATTCAGTGATTCTTTCACTTTTTCGATGTTTACTTGAGCCAGTTTACGGCCATCCATTTTAATTACCATTACAAAACTAGGTTTACCAAACATTTGCATCAATGCGTCAGGAACTTGTGAAAAATCATCCTTCTTTGGAATATAAAGGTATGTTCCTTCTTTCTTTGAGCTTTTATATATAGAACACAGCATGACAAACCTTTTTAAATGTTTATGACTACAAAACTCTCACTTGCGAGATCAATAGTTTATGTTAGGGAAATATTGGGAACAAAACGTTCATTTGACAACAAGATTACTTGCTGTGCTTGGTCTGGGAATATAACATGATAAACCTAGTTTCAGGCAATGCCCTTTATTTTATTAATAAAGAAATTGTACCAATTCGCTATTGAGGTCCTGTAGTTTTTCGATGTCTAGTAACCCAGATCTAAAAGGTAGCAGCTTTACGCTATCTGTTTTGCACTTATCCGATGATCAAGTCGAAAATGCAGTCTCTTTTCTTCAAGAGAAAGTAGACCAAGCACCCACGTTTTTCGCTGCAGCTCCTGTTGTTATCAACATCAGCAAAGTCGCAGGCGATATCGATTTTGTGCAACTGAAAAATGGTATCTCTCAAGCGGGTATGATTCCGGTTGGCGTGGCTGGCTGTTCAGATAAACGTATGCAAAATCTAGCGAAAGAAGCCGGTTTTGCTGTCATGACGGCAAGTAAATCTCCGTCACAAGCACCAGCCAAGATGGCGCCGATTAAAGTGATTAGAACCCCTATTCGTTCTGGTCAGCAGGTTTATGCGAAAGATGGCGATCTATTGATTCTCAGCCATGTGAGTGCAGGCGCGGAAGTGATTGCCGATGGCAGCATCCATATTCATGGCACACTACGCGGCCGCGCAATTGCCGGTGCAAGTGGTCAAACTGAAGCAAAAATAATTTGTAATGATTTACAAGCCGAGCTGGTATCCATTGCGGGAAATTACTGGCTCAGCGATCAAATTGAAAGCGAGTACTGGCAGAAGAAAACCATGTTCAGTATGGCAAACGATGTATTACACGTTGACGTCCTCGCAATATAAGAGAAATAAAAGGAAAACAGAATGGCACGCATTATCGTTGTAACGTCAGGTAAAGGCGGGGTAGGCAAAACGACCTCTAGTGCAGCTATTGCCTCGGGTCTGGCTTTAAAAGGGAAAAAAACCGCAGTTATCGACTTTGATATCGGTCTGCGTAACCTAGATTTAATCATGGGTTGTGAGCGTCGTGTTGTTTACGATTTCGTTAACGTTATCAATGGTGAAGCAACGCTGAACCAAGCGATGATCAAAGACAAGCGCACAGAAAACTTGTTCATTCTTCCTGCTTCTCAAACTCGTGATAAAGACGCACTAACCAAAGATGGTGTTCGTCGTGTATTTGATGAACTGGATGAAATGGGCTTTGATTTCATCATCTGTGATTCCCCTGCAGGCATAGAGCAAGGCGCTCTAATGGCGTTGTACTTTGCTGATGAAGCGATTGTAACGACTAACCCAGAAGTATCTTCTGTACGCGACTCAGACCGTATTCTAGGTATTCTTGACTCTAAATCTCGTCGTTCTGAAGACGGCTTGGAGCCTGTGAAGACTCACCTTCTACTGACTCGCTACAACCCAGCACGTGTAACTCAAGGTGAGATGCTAAGTGTTGAAGACGTTGAAGAGATCCTACACATCTCTCTACTGGGCGTGATTCCAGAAAGCCAAGCGGTACTGAACGCATCGAACAAGGGTGTTCCAGTTATCTTTGACGAAGCAACCGACGCAGGTATGGCTTACAATGATACTGTAGAGCGACTACTAGGTAGCCAAGTGGACTTCCGTTTCTTAACGGAACAGAAGAAAGGCATCTTCAAAAGACTGTTCGGAGGCTAATACGCAATGTCATTACTAGAGTTTTTCAGACCACAGAAAAAGACGACCGCAAACCTAGCCAAAGAGCGTTTGCAGATCATTGTTGCTGAGCGCCGCAGTCATGACGACCCTGCTCCATCGTACTTACCGCAACTGAAAGAAGACATCTTGAAGTGTATTGCAAAGTACGTTGAGGTAGACCCATCAATGGTTGATCTTACTTTCGAACACAAAGATGACGATATTTCAGTATTAGAGCTGAACGTTAAGCTACCAGAAGACGATAAGTAGTCTCGCGATTTGGTATGTTGATTGAATAAAAAAGAGAGCCTAGGCTCTCTTTTTTGTGTCTGCAGTTTATAGCTACAACTAAGTTAGATTTTATAGCAGCGAGCGGTTATTTGATTGCTTTACTCAGTTTTTCGCCAACCACATCTAAACGCCAGCCTTGCATAACATCAGGTAGCTTCTCTGGGTTACGATCGTGCTTCCACACCCAGCTTAACACCTGGTTAAGTTGCTTCTTAGATGCCAAAAATTCCGTCGCTAAACCACTGTGTTGGGATGCGGTTTTCACTTCATCTTTCAACACTTTGAACAGCTGCTTGTAGCCAGGGAAGTCCATTAGACGTTCGACTGGTGCTGGGTACTCTTCTTCTGGTGTATGTTCAGCTAATTTAACGATTGAGCTGATTTTGGCACCGTGGCGGCGTACAGAGCGGTAATCAAAACCTTCTTGCTCCATGTGCTTAGGATCTTTCATTGCGAAACGTGCCACTGCCCATAAATCTTGCTCTTTGAAGACAAAGTTCAGCGCCAAATCACGCTTAATAGCTTCTTTTAGACGCCACGTTGCTAGAGGTCGTAAGATCGCTAGCTGCTTAGGTTTTAGCTGCCATGCCCCTTTAATATCAAGGTAAGCCGTATCTGGATTTACTTTACGGATTCGCTTGGAAACTTGTAAATCAGACTCTTGTTGAGCCGCTTCCCACCAGCCTGCTTCCATCACTTTCTCAAGAAGCTTGTTGTACATAGGCATTAAGTAGTGAACATCTGCAGCCGCGTAGTCGAGTTGCTTTTGAGAAAGCGGACGCGCCAACCAGTCAGTGCGAGATTCACTTTTATCTAGATCGACACCGACAAACTCTGAAACCAGAGCAGCAAAGCCTGTTGATAAACCATGACCTAAGAAAGCTGCCATGATCTGTGTATCAACCATTGGTGTTGGTGTGCAGCCAAATGTGTTTTGGAACACTTCCAAATCTTCACCGCAAGCGTGTAGCACTTTCAGAACAGAAGCGTCTTTCAACAATCCAACAAATGGTGTCATTTCACCAAGAGCAATAGGGTCAATCAGTGACAGCGTTTCACCATCAAATAACTGAATCAAGCCTAATTGAGGGTAATAGGTTCTTGTACGAACAAACTCCGTATCAAGCATAACGACATCGGCTTCACGTGCTTGTTGGCAAACTCGCTCAAGGTCTTTCAATTGGGTAATGATTTGATAATCCACAAAAACTCTCACAGGTTTCTATTTGATCGCCGGATACAAAAATGCCGACATTAACTGTCGGCATTCTAACACCATTTTTCAATGCTCGCTTAGATTAAGCGCTTCAATGGCTTTGGCCTAGTGGTTACGAGTCCACTGACTAGTCTATTCGCTCGCGCGTTTAGCCAATTCTGCATCGTTTTCTTCACGCAGCACGCGGCGTAAGATCTTACCTACATTAGTCTTTGGAAGGTCATCTCTGAACTCGACTAATTTAGGGATCTTGTAACCCGTTAGGTGCTCACGACAGTGCGCGATAATGTCTTCTTTAGTCAAGCTAGGGTCACGCTTAACAACGTAGATCTTAACTAGCTCACCAGACACCTCATGAGGTTGGCCGATAGCCGCAACTTCTAACACTTTGCCATGCAGAGCCACCACGTCTTCGATCTCGTTCGGGTAAACGTTAAAGCCTGACACAAGAATCATGTCTTTCTTACGGTCTACGATGTACAACAAGCCTTCGTCATCAAATTTAACGATATCACCAGTCGATAACCAACCATCTTGGTCGATCACTTCTTTGGTCGCTTCTGGACGTTGCCAGTAGCCTTGCATCACTTGAGGACCACGAACTTGAAGCTCACCCACTTGGTCATTAGCAATAACTTTGCCTTCATCATCAACAATACGAACTTCTGTCGATGGTACTGGTAGGCCAATCGCACCTGTATAGTCTTTCAGATCGTATGGGTTACCCGTTACCAGTGGTGAACATTCGGTTAAACCATAACCTTCCAATAGGTGGACGCCAGTCACTTTCTTCCATTGCTCAGCAACAGCTCGTTGAACCGCCATGCCGCCGCCAACAGACAAACGCATGTTACTGAAATCCAATTCGTGGAAATCTTCGTTGTTCACTAACGCATTGAACAGGGTGTTTACACCAGTAATCGCGGTAAACGGAACTTTTTGCAGTTCTTTGATGAAGCCAGGGATATCACGAGGGTTAGTAATAAGAAGGTTACGGCCACCCATCTCAACAAACAGTAAGCAGTTCACTGTTAGGGCGAAAACATGGTAAAGCGGCAGTGCTGTCACAACCAACTCACGGCCCTCTTGCAAAACAGGACCATACGCCCCTTTCGCTTGAAGTACGTTCGCAATCATATTACGGTGCGTTAGGATTGCGCCTTTCGCTACACCCGTTGTGCCGCCCGTATACTGCAGGAATGCAATGTCATCACCCGCCATAAACGGCTTCACGTATTGAAGGCGACGGCCTTTATGAAGCGCTTTTCTGAATGAAATCGCACCCGGTAGATCATACTTAGGCACCATACCTTTTACGTATTTCACTACGAAGTCGACAATTGTACCTTTCGCACGAGGTAACATTTGACCTAGGCTAGTTAGAACAACGTGTTTCACTGGTGTGTTATCAACTACTTTCTCTAGCGTGCTTGCAAAGTTAGATACGATAACAATCGCCTTTGCACCAGAATCGTTCAGTTGATGTTCAAGCTCACGAGGTGTGTAAAGTGGGTTGACGTTCACTGCAATCATACCGGCACGTAATACACCAAACAGTGCAATTGGGTATTGCAGTAGGTTTGGCATCATAAGCGCGACGCGATCGCCCTTCTTCAGTTTTAAGTCATTCTGCAAGTAAGCGGCAAAAGCACGGCTGCGCTCTTCAAGCTTACGGAATGTCATAATCGAGCCCATGTTCTCGAATGCAGGTTGGTCCGCGTACTTCTGTACCGACTGTTCAAACATTTCTACAAGAGATGGGTACTGATCTGGGTTGATCGTTTCTGGTACGTCACTTGGATAACGTGAAAGCCAAGGTTTATCCACGATGTTACTCCTCGTTTATCAGCTGACGACTGCTTCGCCGCTTTTTTATCATTGCGGTATTACAGCACAGCTTTAGTGCATGAGCACTAAAAGGCTCAAACACTTGTTTAAATTTTGTTAACTACACCAAGAATTAGCTCTGAAACTAGCTCTGGGCTCTCTAAATGGCAATGATGTCCGCCAGGAACAGTCTCTACTTGCAGAGGACTATGCGCTGATTTGTAGCGATTATGCTGCAAATGTCGGAATCCATCATTCCCTAGGATTATTAATTGAGGGCATTCAATAGCCGCCATAATCGCTTCAGCGTGCGCCTGTGACATTCGATATAACGAGTCACATTTTAGATTAGGGTCGCATCGCCATTGCCAAGAGTTATCGAACTCGACAATACCTCGCTCAACAATAGGAGCGATTAATTCGGCATTAATTTGATTGGCGTGAGCTCTCAGCTTAATAGCATCCTCAAGGCTTGCCAGAGGACGTGAAGGCTTTCTTCGCTGTCGAAGACGACTGAGTACCCCATCTCTCAAGCGAGAAACCGTTTCTTGGGGAGCTTCTGAAAGAGGTCCGTGACCTTCAATTTGAATTAATCCTGACACCTTTTCAGGAAAGGCGGCACTATAGCAACTTGCTATCAATGCACCAAGTGAATGTCCTACCAGTACCAGTCTGTTTGACGATAATTTAGTCACCAACTGATGCAAATCATCAATATAATCATGAAATGGGTAGTAACTTCCCGACTTGTGCGACGAGAAGCCGTGTCCGAAGAGGTCGATAGCAACAAGGTGAGCATTGGGATCAAGCTTGGCGACTTGCTGCATAACCTGATTAAAGCTGGACGAATTATCCAACCACCCATGAATAAAAACGACCGTCATTACGGTCGTTTGTGGGTTGCCTATCTGTTGTGTGGCAAGCGTCCCGCTCGCAAGGGAGTATGACTTTTCAATCATCAAACATCTCATTCCATCTGATTGCGAAATCAACGTCTAATAAAGTTAATTACTCTACGTCCTGTATCACTCGGCCTTGTCTTGGCATTGTTTGAAAACTACGACAATGTAAACTTCTGCACGAGTAGTAGGTTGGTGCGAAATCGTTAACAACAATGCGCTCTGTAATGTTCCACAGTCGTTGGTTATCTACCTTCATCACAGGGAAGGTGTAAGGGAACTCGCCGATTTTGCCATCTTCACTACCACTTGATTGGCCAACCAAAGTAATCAGACGACCTTCTGCAAAGCTTAGAGGCTCAACATATCCTTCGATATAACCAACAAAACGTCCGCTTGGCTCTGCGTCTAGATCTGGTTTGCCGTTACTAGAGATCGGCATATTAGCGACTTCGATTCGAGTCTTATCTTTCAAGTTGGTCACTTTCGATATTACGCCGCCTAGTCGAACACTTTTCGCATCCGGTAGTTGGTCGACCCATTGTTGGTAATCGCTAATAACAGGCTCTGATTTTGCTTCGAGTTCGCTAGGTAGTGATGAACACCCTGCAAGCATCAAGATACCAAGAGAAAAGACAATTAAGCGTATTTTAGAGAGATAATTTGACATGGTTCAGATCCTTAAGCAGGCATTAACAATAAGCTCTAGATGTAGATATCGACACCGATAAGCTTTGCAAGTTCTTCTTTCTTCGCCTGATTCATTACATCCATATACTCTTCCATTGCCCTACGTCCTCGGCCTTCTGGAAGATCATACTGGATTTGAGCCTTGTGTAGTTCAGACTCTTTAACTTGACGAATAGAGTGAGAAACAGCATTAGCCACCTTCGTTGGTTGTCCAACCGCAGTGCTAGCATCAGATTTTTTTGCCTGCTCCTTCTTTTTGATTCGATTAGGCTTAGACGTGCTGCCTATCGAAGAAGGAGGTAAGTTGTTAATTGATACCATGACTAATTATCTGCCCTCTCAAATCTAAATAATACGCATTTAGACCTAATTTGCATCAGAACCTTGTAAAAATTATTCGCGACCTGGCAATTTCTTCCAAGTCACTTTATCACGAAGATAAACTGGCTCAGACTCTTCAGCTGCAACCGCTTTGCCTTCTGCGTAAGCAAATTGAGCGAGGAAAGCCATATCTTGAGCTTCTGGGAACAGAACCTCACACGCTTTGGTGTTGATCGCTAGAGTATCCATGTGTTCTGAATACGCTTCCCAACCTGTCCCTACTTTTGCCCATGTTTCGGAGTCAGCTTTAAGCTGCGCAGCCAATTCACTTGGTGGCGTTACACATTCGGCATCAACCGCTGTCCAACGACCATCTTGTTCACGGCTGTAACGAGCCCAGTACACTTCGCTCATACGCGCATCAATCGCTGTTGCTACGTGAGTTTCACCAAATTTGCGGTAGCTGCCTTGTGCCATCGCTGCCAAAGTAGACACACCGATCATTGGTAAATCCGCACCAAAAGCCAAGCCCTGAGCAATACCAATACCAATACGCACACCCGTGAAGCTGCCTGGGCCTTGGCCAAACGCGATAGCATCGATATCGGTTAAAGCGACATTCGCTTCTTTCAGTACTTCATCAACCATAGGTAGAATTTTTTTCGTATGGTCTCGAGGAGCCTCTTCGCTACGTGCGAACACCTGGTCACCCATTACTAATGCCACTGAACAGTTTTCAGTGGCGGTATCTACTGCAAGAATTTTCGCGCTCATTTGTGTCTCAAATATTCGTTATCTAATCTAAAAATAATGGCTAAGCTCAACAATGCCAATTACTCAGCAGCGGTTGAATGGTCTTTAGCTAAGAATTCTTTAATGACCCCTAAGTCACGTGTACGAGGAATAGGCGGTAAACTCGCCAAAAATATGCCACCGTAATCGCGAGTCACCAATCGGTTATCGCAAATAATCAAAGCGCCATTATCGCGCTTGTCACGTATCAATCGGCCGACACCTTGTTTCAAGGTAATCACAGCGTCTGGCAACTGTACCTGTGCAAAAGGATCACCCCCTTTTAGCTTACAGTCCTCGATTCGAGCCTTAAGTAAAGGGTCATCAGGGGCCGTAAAGGGCAATTTATCGATGATAACACAGCTTAATGCATCGCCCCTAACATCTATCCCTTCCCAGAAAGCGCCTGTCGCTACCAGTAAGGCATTACCCAATTCCATAAACTCAGCCAAGGTTTTTTGCTTGCTTGTCTCACCTTGCAATAGCACCGGCACGGTCAAGGTTTCACGAAATCGCTCCCCCAACTCTTTCATCATGCTGTGTGAGGTGCACAAGAAGAAACAGCGACCTTGGTTCTGCTCGATTACCGGAGTCAGCATTCGAACTAGCTTATCCGCCAAGCCTGGGCTATTGGGCTCTGGAAGATAGCGAGGCACACACAAGCGCGCCTGATTTGGATAGTCAAACGGGCTTGGCAGTGAAAACTGTGCTGACGGTTTTAGTCCCAAGCGTGAGGTAAAGTGGTCGAAATCGTCCGACACCGCCAAGGTTGCTGACGTAAATACCCAAGCGCCCGGCTTCAGCTCAATCTGCTCGTGAAATTTATCGGCAACTGAAAGCGGCGTAATGTGCAAAGCAAAGTGGCGCGGTGTGGTGTCATACCAATAGGAATAACCGGTAATCGACACGTCACATACACGTTCAATGCGCGACTTAATCATGTTTGCACGTTCGAAAGCGGTATCTAACAGCTGACTTCGTCCGAGTGCTAATTTCAATACATCAACGGCCAATTGCAATGCATCTTGCAAACGAACTAACTCTCTTGCAATTGATTCAGATTTTAAGGCTTCCCGCCAGTTACCACGAAAGCCTGTATCACCCAATACGATACGTAAATCGGCTGAAGATTGAACGAGCCTATCCCCTACTTTTTGCAACTGACGCATATCTTTGGCTTCAGTTCGGTAAGCGATTTC
Coding sequences within:
- the rnd gene encoding ribonuclease D; its protein translation is MDYQIITQLKDLERVCQQAREADVVMLDTEFVRTRTYYPQLGLIQLFDGETLSLIDPIALGEMTPFVGLLKDASVLKVLHACGEDLEVFQNTFGCTPTPMVDTQIMAAFLGHGLSTGFAALVSEFVGVDLDKSESRTDWLARPLSQKQLDYAAADVHYLMPMYNKLLEKVMEAGWWEAAQQESDLQVSKRIRKVNPDTAYLDIKGAWQLKPKQLAILRPLATWRLKEAIKRDLALNFVFKEQDLWAVARFAMKDPKHMEQEGFDYRSVRRHGAKISSIVKLAEHTPEEEYPAPVERLMDFPGYKQLFKVLKDEVKTASQHSGLATEFLASKKQLNQVLSWVWKHDRNPEKLPDVMQGWRLDVVGEKLSKAIK
- the fadD gene encoding long-chain-fatty-acid--CoA ligase FadD; this translates as MDKPWLSRYPSDVPETINPDQYPSLVEMFEQSVQKYADQPAFENMGSIMTFRKLEERSRAFAAYLQNDLKLKKGDRVALMMPNLLQYPIALFGVLRAGMIAVNVNPLYTPRELEHQLNDSGAKAIVIVSNFASTLEKVVDNTPVKHVVLTSLGQMLPRAKGTIVDFVVKYVKGMVPKYDLPGAISFRKALHKGRRLQYVKPFMAGDDIAFLQYTGGTTGVAKGAILTHRNMIANVLQAKGAYGPVLQEGRELVVTALPLYHVFALTVNCLLFVEMGGRNLLITNPRDIPGFIKELQKVPFTAITGVNTLFNALVNNEDFHELDFSNMRLSVGGGMAVQRAVAEQWKKVTGVHLLEGYGLTECSPLVTGNPYDLKDYTGAIGLPVPSTEVRIVDDEGKVIANDQVGELQVRGPQVMQGYWQRPEATKEVIDQDGWLSTGDIVKFDDEGLLYIVDRKKDMILVSGFNVYPNEIEDVVALHGKVLEVAAIGQPHEVSGELVKIYVVKRDPSLTKEDIIAHCREHLTGYKIPKLVEFRDDLPKTNVGKILRRVLREENDAELAKRASE
- a CDS encoding alpha/beta fold hydrolase; amino-acid sequence: MIEKSYSLASGTLATQQIGNPQTTVMTVVFIHGWLDNSSSFNQVMQQVAKLDPNAHLVAIDLFGHGFSSHKSGSYYPFHDYIDDLHQLVTKLSSNRLVLVGHSLGALIASCYSAAFPEKVSGLIQIEGHGPLSEAPQETVSRLRDGVLSRLRQRRKPSRPLASLEDAIKLRAHANQINAELIAPIVERGIVEFDNSWQWRCDPNLKCDSLYRMSQAHAEAIMAAIECPQLIILGNDGFRHLQHNRYKSAHSPLQVETVPGGHHCHLESPELVSELILGVVNKI
- a CDS encoding Slp family lipoprotein, with the protein product MSNYLSKIRLIVFSLGILMLAGCSSLPSELEAKSEPVISDYQQWVDQLPDAKSVRLGGVISKVTNLKDKTRIEVANMPISSNGKPDLDAEPSGRFVGYIEGYVEPLSFAEGRLITLVGQSSGSEDGKIGEFPYTFPVMKVDNQRLWNITERIVVNDFAPTYYSCRSLHCRSFQTMPRQGRVIQDVE
- a CDS encoding chromosome partitioning protein ParA, giving the protein MVSINNLPPSSIGSTSKPNRIKKKEQAKKSDASTAVGQPTKVANAVSHSIRQVKESELHKAQIQYDLPEGRGRRAMEEYMDVMNQAKKEELAKLIGVDIYI
- the tsaB gene encoding tRNA (adenosine(37)-N6)-threonylcarbamoyltransferase complex dimerization subunit type 1 TsaB, whose amino-acid sequence is MSAKILAVDTATENCSVALVMGDQVFARSEEAPRDHTKKILPMVDEVLKEANVALTDIDAIAFGQGPGSFTGVRIGIGIAQGLAFGADLPMIGVSTLAAMAQGSYRKFGETHVATAIDARMSEVYWARYSREQDGRWTAVDAECVTPPSELAAQLKADSETWAKVGTGWEAYSEHMDTLAINTKACEVLFPEAQDMAFLAQFAYAEGKAVAAEESEPVYLRDKVTWKKLPGRE